GTCTGCGGCTGTATGGCGCAGGGATGGGCCTCCGGCGAGAAGAGCGAGAAGCGGTCGATCGGCGCAACGCCGACCAGATCGACGCCCATGCCCTTTGCGATATCCTTGAACTCCTGAGTTGTCATGCGACTGTCCTCCCAAGCTGAGAGTATCGGCATCCTCGACCCTGACAGTATAGGCAAGCACCTGTGGGTGCCGAAAGCGCAGCAGCGATAGATCTGGTGGGACAAGACGACAAGGGGCGACAGCTCAGTCGCGCTGCGGACGCGCCTGCTCACGGTAGCGTGTCGGACGCATCCCGGTGATGCGCCAGAACACCCGGCTGAAGTGGCGCGGATCGGGGAATCCGCAGCGCTCGGCGATCTCCACGGAGCTCAAGTCCGTGTGGGCAAGAAGGTCCCGGGCATGGGCGATGCGCCGGAGAGTGATGTAGCGAGCCGGTGGCACACCCACTGCCTCGGTGAAGAGCTGACGGACCCTCACCGGGCTCAGGTGCATGACCTCGGCGAGCCGGGACACGCTCCACTCGCCGCCGAGATCGGCGTCCAGGGCGGAAAGGGCATCCGTCAGGCGATCATCGACCACGGGCGCACGCCTCAGCGCATCAGACTTCTGGAGCTCGCCCAGCCAGCGATCAACCAGGATGCGTGCCCAGCCCTCAGCGCCCAGAGTCAGCGCGTTGCCATGCGCTGCCAACTGCGCGAGTAGCTGCTCCCAGGGCTCGATGAGCGCCTCCGGGTGAGGCACCCGGTGCATCCTCGGGACCTCGTAGAGACGGAAGAAGTCCATCTCGCCCCAGATGCGCATCTCGAAGCTCAGGATGTAGCGAGTGGCATCATGCTCAGAACGGTTCTCTGCCTTTGGAGACGAGCCCGACGGAAAGAGCACCAGCGTTCCGGGACCACAGTCCACGCCGCCGGCGTCGGTATGCAGATAGAGGGTGCCGTCGCTGATCAGCCACAGGACGGCATGGTCACG
This genomic interval from Armatimonadia bacterium contains the following:
- a CDS encoding AraC family transcriptional regulator translates to MSKTPRIFHPGPLPSVGFAGSLSFTFYYAARPTVPPGWELEPGRRDHAVLWLISDGTLYLHTDAGGVDCGPGTLVLFPSGSSPKAENRSEHDATRYILSFEMRIWGEMDFFRLYEVPRMHRVPHPEALIEPWEQLLAQLAAHGNALTLGAEGWARILVDRWLGELQKSDALRRAPVVDDRLTDALSALDADLGGEWSVSRLAEVMHLSPVRVRQLFTEAVGVPPARYITLRRIAHARDLLAHTDLSSVEIAERCGFPDPRHFSRVFWRITGMRPTRYREQARPQRD